One window of Paludibacter propionicigenes WB4 genomic DNA carries:
- a CDS encoding glycosyltransferase family 2 protein codes for MVSIIIPVFNRKKYTEAMISSIVVQTNPDWELLLVDDGSTDGTLDLLKSFVSKDNRIKLFQRDRLPKGGQTCRNIGFENSQGEYVIFFDSDDLIAPYCIEQRIRFMNEHKNVDFGIFPAHTFFDERNHSTCKKSDQIYGVKHKTDALSSFLRLEYQFTIWTNIYRKSSIVDLSWDENVLILQDLDFNISALIAGKSFAFAEDCKFDYYYRILYSSDTVCANFVSKEKCESTIYLFSKTLDKLSFMSDFKKYKRDLAFYIALYFERILIDADIDNIEKYLKFCHHKYSKSLTFRLSIVAKATMLFKSPNARMNIPHVFNMILIPRMGLSSLINKIKSK; via the coding sequence ATGGTTTCAATCATTATTCCAGTATTTAATCGAAAGAAATATACTGAAGCTATGATTTCCAGTATTGTAGTTCAAACAAATCCCGATTGGGAATTATTATTAGTTGATGATGGTTCAACAGATGGCACATTGGATTTGTTGAAATCATTTGTAAGCAAAGATAATAGAATAAAGTTATTTCAAAGAGATAGATTACCTAAGGGGGGACAGACATGTAGAAATATCGGGTTTGAAAATAGTCAAGGAGAGTATGTTATATTCTTTGATTCTGACGATTTAATTGCTCCGTATTGTATTGAACAGAGAATTCGTTTTATGAATGAACATAAGAATGTAGATTTTGGAATTTTCCCAGCTCATACTTTCTTTGATGAGCGAAATCATTCAACATGCAAAAAATCAGATCAGATATATGGGGTCAAACATAAAACTGATGCATTATCTTCTTTTTTAAGGCTAGAATATCAGTTTACCATTTGGACAAATATATATAGAAAGTCTTCTATTGTTGATCTTAGTTGGGATGAGAATGTGTTAATTTTACAAGATTTAGATTTTAATATATCAGCGTTAATTGCAGGGAAAAGCTTTGCTTTTGCAGAGGATTGTAAATTTGATTATTATTATAGAATACTATATAGTTCAGATACAGTTTGTGCTAATTTTGTTAGTAAAGAAAAATGTGAATCAACTATTTATTTATTTTCTAAAACTCTAGATAAATTAAGTTTTATGTCTGATTTTAAAAAATATAAACGTGATTTAGCATTTTACATTGCGTTGTATTTTGAACGTATCTTGATTGATGCTGATATTGATAATATAGAAAAGTATTTAAAATTTTGTCACCATAAATATTCTAAATCTCTCACATTTAGATTGAGCATTGTCGCAAAAGCAACAATGTTGTTTAAAAGTCCCAATGCGCGTATGAATATACCGCATGTTTTTAATATGATATTGATACCAAGAATGGGCTTGTCAAGTTTGATAAATAAGATAAAATCAAAATGA